One Triticum dicoccoides isolate Atlit2015 ecotype Zavitan chromosome 4B, WEW_v2.0, whole genome shotgun sequence genomic window carries:
- the LOC119291120 gene encoding F-box protein SKIP22-like yields the protein MKLRLRSMDARGGVAETHRVQLPDTAVLSDVKSFLAAKLSAAQPVPAESIRLSLNRSQELRSPDPSATLAALGLASGDLLYFTLSAELLSQPSPPEILPRNPSPVTASIGQIASGSKSPGEAGGSSSLPQNLHIQPVCSSVPQNLHIEPISSSRPRTLHVEPSLPVASDPPDVVMAEAVHAPKSLSSLVIGILKRQMEAEDAGGADGTVIHRLAVALQAALVDAGFLAENPMGSRLGLLKDWASGAAATLTVKYTLPELVAMLPEGEEGKTVVLNCSLMPNFVMIYGCVPGAHSEVRRLCLELPKLAPLLYLDSIEVGATEEKEILELWRVLKDELCLPLMISLCQLNGLRLPPCLMALPGDLKAKVLEFVPGVDLARVQCACKELQDLAADDNLWKMRLELEMSPSSKGSGWSGNWKQRFVAAWKVDNSRRHHKRPPSPRFSGYGWGIGTRNPLNFPVIGGDSDRLPFINHNILGRSFGNQRRNISPNCNFEGHRQGFP from the coding sequence ATGAAGCTTCGGTTGCGATCCATggacgcgcgcggcggcgtcgctgaGACGCACCGCGTGCAGCTGCCGGACACGGCCGTGCTCTCCGATGTGAAGTCCTTTCTCGCCGCCAAGCTCTCCGCGGCGCAGCCCGTCCCCGCCGAGTCCATCCGCCTCTCCCTCAACCGCTCGCAGGAGCTCCGTTCACCGGACCCCTCGGCCACCCTCGCCGCCCTCGGCCTCGCATCCGGTGACCTCCTCTATTTCACGCTCTCCGCAGAGTTATTATCGCAGCCATCGCCTCCTGAAATCCTTCCCCGTAACCCTAGCCCGGTTACAGCCTCGATCGGGCAAATTGCTTCCGGTTCCAAATCTCCTGGGGAGGCCGGTGGATCCTCGTCACTGCCTCAAAATCTACACATACAGCCTGTCTGTTCGTCGGTGCCGCAAAATCTACACATAGAGCCTATCTCTTCGTCGAGGCCGCGAACCCTCCACGTGGAGCCTAGTTTGCCCGTGGCATCTGATCCGCCCGATGTGGTGATGGCGGAGGCCGTCCACGCGCCCAAGAGCTTGTCGAGCCTTGTGATTGGGATTCTCAAGCGGCAGATGGAGGCGGAGGATGCTGGGGGCGCAGATGGTACCGTTATCCATCGCCTAGCTGTGGCCCTGCAGGCAGCTCTGGTCGATGCTGGCTTCCTTGCGGAGAATCCGATGGGGTCTCGCCTCGGATTGCTGAAGGACTGGGCCTCGGGTGCAGCGGCAACACTGACCGTAAAATACACCCTACCGGAGCTTGTCGCCATGCTACCCGAGGGTGAAGAGGGGAAGACGGTGGTTTTGAACTGCTCATTGATGCCGAATTTTGTGATGATATATGGGTGTGTGCCCGGGGCACACTCAGAAGTGCGCAGATTGTGCTTGGAGTTACCAAAGCTGGCGCCGCTGCTATATCTGGATAGCATTGAAGTGGGTGCAACAGAGGAGAAGGAGATACTTGAGCTTTGGAGGGTGCTGAAGGATGAGCTGTGTCTTCCGCTGATGATATCTTTGTGCCAACTCAACGGGTTGCGCTTGCCACCATGCTTGATGGCATTGCCAGGTGATCTGAAGGCTAaagtcttggagtttgttcctgggGTTGATCTTGCAAGGGTTCAGTGCGCATGCAAGGAATTGCAGGATCTTGCAGCAGATGATAATCTTTGGAAGATGAGGCTTGAACTGGAGATGAGTCCTTCTAGCAAGGGTTCTGGATGGAGCGGAAATTGGAAGCAAAGGTTTGTGGCAGCTTGGAAGGTGGACAACAGTAGGAGGCATCACAAGAGACCACCCAGCCCAAGGTTTTCGGGCTATGGTTGGGGGATCGGTACACGTAACCCACTTAACTTCCCAGTAATTGGTGGTGATTCGGACCGTCTGCCCTTTATAAATCACAATATCCTTGGGCGTAGTTTTGGAAATCAGCGGAGGAACATCTCGCCCAACTGCAATTTTGAGGGTCATCGCCAAGGGTTTCCTTGA
- the LOC119291119 gene encoding transcription factor bHLH76-like isoform X3, whose translation MMYSPPCSAAGSNGERSFTAGANPLALLDHAMDFDEHVLFPMHNAGMQDGVQFYNPTAGGTELSRNMSMEKGLKGGKRKGSGEGSSTMHSQEETGAMSQREVSMERAGEKEGDGASNREDYVHIRAKRGQATNNHSLAERFRREKINERMKHLQDLVPGCNKITGKAMMLDEIINYVQSLQRQVEFLSMKLSAVSPELSCDLDLQDILCPQDAHSTFPGYGQRLGNVHPNNNMYRASQPGLSRPELYGNGIIIPNPASVHMARTAQQLSAFPQRSILWDEELGNVGPAAFPSDVVGTSSLENSDSMKVE comes from the exons ATG ATGTATTCCCCTCCCTGCTCTGCTGCTGGAAGCAACGGCGAGCGGAGCTTCACGGCCGGAGCCAACCCGCTCGCGTTGCTGGACCATGCCATGGATTTCGACGAGCACGTCCTTTTTCCTATGCACAATGCAGGGATGCAAGATGGAGTTCAGTTCTACAATCCTACTGCTG GTGGTACTGAGCTAAGTAGAAATATGAGCATGGAGAAGGGTTTGAAGGGCGGTAAAAGGAAGGGCTCGGGCGAGGGCAGTTCGACGATGCATTCGCAA GAGGAAACCGGTGCCATGTCTCAGAGAGAGGTCAGCATGGAGCGCGCGGGTGAGAAGGAAGGCGATGGTGCTAGCAACAGAGAGGACTACGTGCATATCCGGGCGAAGCGCGGCCAGGCGACCAACAACCACAGCCTTGCAGAAAGG TTTCGGAGGGAGAAGATCAACGAGAGGATGAAGCATCTACAGGACCTCGTCCCAGGTTGCAACAAG ATTACAGGCAAGGCCATGATGCTCGACGAGATCATAAACTATGTGCAGTCCCTGCAGCGGCAGGTCGAG TTCCTCTCGATGAAGCTCTCGGCGGTTAGCCCCGAGCTGAGCTGCGATCTCGATCTCCAAGAC ATCCTTTGCCCGCAGGACGCCCACTCCACGTTTCCGGGATACGGCCAGCGACTGGGCAACGTTCATCCCAACAACAATATGTACAGGGCGTCGCAGCCGGGCCTCTCGCGCCCAGAACTATACGGGAACGGGATCATCATCCCGAACCCAGCAAGCGTTCATATGGCGAGAACGGCTCAGCAGCTGTCTGCGTTTCCCCAG AGGAGCATTCTCTGGGACGAGGAACTTGGCAATGTTGGTCCGGCTGCTTTCCCGTCGGACGTCGTTGGCACCAGCAGCTTGGAGAACTCCG ACTCGATGAAGGTGGAGTAG
- the LOC119291119 gene encoding transcription factor BEE 3-like isoform X2, which translates to MYSPPCSAAGSNGERSFTAGANPLALLDHAMDFDEHVLFPMHNAGMQDGVQFYNPTAGGTELSRNMSMEKGLKGGKRKGSGEGSSTMHSQQEETGAMSQREVSMERAGEKEGDGASNREDYVHIRAKRGQATNNHSLAERFRREKINERMKHLQDLVPGCNKITGKAMMLDEIINYVQSLQRQVEFLSMKLSAVSPELSCDLDLQDILCPQDAHSTFPGYGQRLGNVHPNNNMYRASQPGLSRPELYGNGIIIPNPASVHMARTAQQLSAFPQRSILWDEELGNVGPAAFPSDVVGTSSLENSDSMKVE; encoded by the exons ATGTATTCCCCTCCCTGCTCTGCTGCTGGAAGCAACGGCGAGCGGAGCTTCACGGCCGGAGCCAACCCGCTCGCGTTGCTGGACCATGCCATGGATTTCGACGAGCACGTCCTTTTTCCTATGCACAATGCAGGGATGCAAGATGGAGTTCAGTTCTACAATCCTACTGCTG GTGGTACTGAGCTAAGTAGAAATATGAGCATGGAGAAGGGTTTGAAGGGCGGTAAAAGGAAGGGCTCGGGCGAGGGCAGTTCGACGATGCATTCGCAA CAGGAGGAAACCGGTGCCATGTCTCAGAGAGAGGTCAGCATGGAGCGCGCGGGTGAGAAGGAAGGCGATGGTGCTAGCAACAGAGAGGACTACGTGCATATCCGGGCGAAGCGCGGCCAGGCGACCAACAACCACAGCCTTGCAGAAAGG TTTCGGAGGGAGAAGATCAACGAGAGGATGAAGCATCTACAGGACCTCGTCCCAGGTTGCAACAAG ATTACAGGCAAGGCCATGATGCTCGACGAGATCATAAACTATGTGCAGTCCCTGCAGCGGCAGGTCGAG TTCCTCTCGATGAAGCTCTCGGCGGTTAGCCCCGAGCTGAGCTGCGATCTCGATCTCCAAGAC ATCCTTTGCCCGCAGGACGCCCACTCCACGTTTCCGGGATACGGCCAGCGACTGGGCAACGTTCATCCCAACAACAATATGTACAGGGCGTCGCAGCCGGGCCTCTCGCGCCCAGAACTATACGGGAACGGGATCATCATCCCGAACCCAGCAAGCGTTCATATGGCGAGAACGGCTCAGCAGCTGTCTGCGTTTCCCCAG AGGAGCATTCTCTGGGACGAGGAACTTGGCAATGTTGGTCCGGCTGCTTTCCCGTCGGACGTCGTTGGCACCAGCAGCTTGGAGAACTCCG ACTCGATGAAGGTGGAGTAG
- the LOC119291119 gene encoding transcription factor BEE 3-like isoform X1, whose product MMYSPPCSAAGSNGERSFTAGANPLALLDHAMDFDEHVLFPMHNAGMQDGVQFYNPTAGGTELSRNMSMEKGLKGGKRKGSGEGSSTMHSQQEETGAMSQREVSMERAGEKEGDGASNREDYVHIRAKRGQATNNHSLAERFRREKINERMKHLQDLVPGCNKITGKAMMLDEIINYVQSLQRQVEFLSMKLSAVSPELSCDLDLQDILCPQDAHSTFPGYGQRLGNVHPNNNMYRASQPGLSRPELYGNGIIIPNPASVHMARTAQQLSAFPQRSILWDEELGNVGPAAFPSDVVGTSSLENSDSMKVE is encoded by the exons ATG ATGTATTCCCCTCCCTGCTCTGCTGCTGGAAGCAACGGCGAGCGGAGCTTCACGGCCGGAGCCAACCCGCTCGCGTTGCTGGACCATGCCATGGATTTCGACGAGCACGTCCTTTTTCCTATGCACAATGCAGGGATGCAAGATGGAGTTCAGTTCTACAATCCTACTGCTG GTGGTACTGAGCTAAGTAGAAATATGAGCATGGAGAAGGGTTTGAAGGGCGGTAAAAGGAAGGGCTCGGGCGAGGGCAGTTCGACGATGCATTCGCAA CAGGAGGAAACCGGTGCCATGTCTCAGAGAGAGGTCAGCATGGAGCGCGCGGGTGAGAAGGAAGGCGATGGTGCTAGCAACAGAGAGGACTACGTGCATATCCGGGCGAAGCGCGGCCAGGCGACCAACAACCACAGCCTTGCAGAAAGG TTTCGGAGGGAGAAGATCAACGAGAGGATGAAGCATCTACAGGACCTCGTCCCAGGTTGCAACAAG ATTACAGGCAAGGCCATGATGCTCGACGAGATCATAAACTATGTGCAGTCCCTGCAGCGGCAGGTCGAG TTCCTCTCGATGAAGCTCTCGGCGGTTAGCCCCGAGCTGAGCTGCGATCTCGATCTCCAAGAC ATCCTTTGCCCGCAGGACGCCCACTCCACGTTTCCGGGATACGGCCAGCGACTGGGCAACGTTCATCCCAACAACAATATGTACAGGGCGTCGCAGCCGGGCCTCTCGCGCCCAGAACTATACGGGAACGGGATCATCATCCCGAACCCAGCAAGCGTTCATATGGCGAGAACGGCTCAGCAGCTGTCTGCGTTTCCCCAG AGGAGCATTCTCTGGGACGAGGAACTTGGCAATGTTGGTCCGGCTGCTTTCCCGTCGGACGTCGTTGGCACCAGCAGCTTGGAGAACTCCG ACTCGATGAAGGTGGAGTAG